The sequence below is a genomic window from Phycisphaerae bacterium.
ACCCTTTTCGCATCGGCGGGCAGTACCGTCCGATTCAGTAGAAAAAGCCTAGGGCGCGGCGGAAAAAGCCCTCGGACGGTTGGGTGGGCGGCTTGGCTCCGGCGACCCGCTGTGCCAATGCTGCTATACACGTCGCGGCGGGGCATTTGGGGAATTGTGTGACGAAGGGCACACGCTGCCTCACGGCCTGGCGGACGTGCTCATCGCGCAGGATATGCCCATGCGCCGCCAGGCCCACCCCGAGGAACCGCGCTGCAACCGACGCGACCCGGTCGGCGACGACCTGCCCTTCGCGGAGCGTGGCGGCCTGATTGACGACGAGAGCGATCGGCGGGTGGTAATCGGAGCGGCTAAGGACCTTGACCAGTGCGTAAGCGTCCGTCAAAGCCGTTGGCTCCGGAGTGGTCACGAGGATCAGTTCATCGGCGGCGCGGGTGAAGGAGAGGACGTTTTGCGAGATTCCCGCGCCGCAATCAAGGAGGAGGATGTCGCAGTCGGCTTCGAGCGCGCCGAGTTCGTCGATCAGTCGGCGGCGCTCGAGCGGGCCGAGGTCCGCCGCGGCGGAGAGACCGGACGCCCCTGCGATGAGGCGTAGGTTGTGTTCGATACGAACGGCCACGTCCTGCAGGGTGCGGCGACCTGAGATCACGTCGGAGAGGCCGTGGGGCGATTGAATGTTCATGATGACATCGACGTTAGCCGTGCCGAGATCGGCATCGACGAGGACGACGCGCTTCCCCTGGCGGGCGAGGGCCAGGGCGAGGTTGACGGCGATGTTAGTTTTCCCGACGCCGCCTTTGCCGCTGGCGACGGCGAGGACGCGGGCTCGGAGACCTGAGGCGTGAGGCTTGAGGCTTGCGGAGAGCGCAGACTCGCGGTGGTCCTGTCCCATCAGGAGTCGAAGCTGCGTGGCCTGGTCGACAGGAAGGGCGCTCATGCCACGGCCTCATAAGAGGGATTAAGGGACTGTGGGATTGAGGGATTAAGAGTCCCAGGACTCTGGTCAGCGGGTTCCTCGCCGAGGATGAGTTGCGCGACACGGCGTGCGCTGGCGACTTCGATGTCGTCGGGCACCGATTGACCGGTCGTGAGGTATGAGAGCCGCAGGTTGAGATTGTGGAGGACGTTGACGATGACGCCGAAGCCGACAGCCTCGTCGAGCTTGGTGAAGATGACCTGCCCCGGTGAGAGAATCGCGAACTTCTCGGCCGCCTCGCGGAGGGTTTCCTCGCGGCTTGTGGCGGAGAGAACGAGGTGGACCTGATCGGGGCGGATGGCGGCGAGCAGTTCGGCAAGTTCGGCTATCCGCGGCTCGTCCTTGGGGCTACGGCCGGCGGTGTCGATGAGGATCAGGTCGCAGGCATGCAGGCGTTTGGCAGCTTCCTGGATTTCGCCCGGCGTCGTGACGGCGATCAGCGGGATTTGCAGGATCTGCGCGTAGGTCTTGAGCTGCTCGACGGCGGCGATGCGGTAGGTATCGATGGTGATGAGACCGACGCGTCGGCCCTCGCGGAGCTTCATGTGGGCCGCAAGCTTGGCAAGCGTCGTGGTCTTACCGACGCCCGTCGGCCCCACGAGGGCGACGATCGTGGGGCGGCCGTCCGCGGTGAGTTCGAGCGGCGCGGCGGGCGGGAGCAACTCAGCGAGTTCGAGGGCGAGTTCGTCGCGAAGAGAGTGGCCCGTGGTCAGCGGAGCGTGGTCAGTGACGGGAGGTTGGACGAGGCGGCCTTGCGCGTCCCAAAAAGGCGCGGCGACGGTCGTTGGTGCATTCTCTCGTAGCCGGCGCGAGACTTTTTCGATGAGCTGCGTAACCAGCTCTTGCTCGACATGCTGGCTCAGGAGGCGAGTGTAGTACTCGATCAGATCGGCCGGGATGTCGGAAGGCGGCGCGGCCTGACGCTGCAAGAGATCGCGGACCATGGAGCGAATCTCGGAGAGGTCGCGCTTGACCGCGGGGTCGAGGGCTTGAGAGATTAAGGGAATGGGTGGTTGAAGGGCTGCGGTCGTTTGCGGATAGGGAATTGGAGATTGGGGATTGGGAATGCTACTGTCGTTCGCAATCTCCTGATCCCGATCCATAACCTGCTGCCCATTTGTCCGCGCTTCATCGATGTGTGGATCGGCCGTCGCGGTGATTTCGACAAAAACTCGTCCGCCGATGCCCAGCCAGCCGCCGCGCTTGAGGCTGCGGGTGTGGAGGATCATGGCGCCGCCGCCGAGGTCGGCCTTTACCTTCGCCAGGGCGTCGGACATGGTCTTAGCTTGGTACGTCTTGAGCTGCATCAGGATACTCCTGCGAATGAGAGGGAGGGATTGATGGATTCAGGGATCGAGGGATTGAGGTGAGACGTTTCCGGTTCCCGTGGCCCCTCGTCGATCGCCACCATTCCGTGCGTACGGACGTTTACGCCGCGGACGATCTCGCTGTAACTGAGTACTGCGACAGCCGGGAGAGAGGGCTCGATGAGCCGGCGAAGCAGCGGCCGAATCGGAGGAGAGGCGAAGACGATCGGCGACTTGCCGGCGGATTTTGGCGCGGCGGCGTCCAGTTCCGCGCGGATGGCCGTGGTGATCTTGCCCGCCATGGCCGGCGGCATGGTGAGATAGGACCCGCGCTCGGTCCGCTCGACGTGGGCGTTGATGGCGTCCTCGACCGACGGATCGAGCGTTACGCCGTGGACGGTGTTCTCGGCGTCGCGGTGCTGCTCGCAGATCGTCCGCGCCAAGGCGCTGCGGACGTATTCGGTGAGCACTTCGGCATCCTTGGTGCGACCGCCCCAATCGCCGAGCGTCTCCAGGATCGTCTCCAGATCGCGGATCGGCACGCGCTCGCGGAGGAGATTCTGCAGGACGGTTTGCACCTCGCCGACCTTGAGCGGCTCGGGAATGACCTCTTCGACGATCTTCGGGCTCTTTTCCTTGAGCGCGTCGAGCAGGCGATGCAACTCCTGGCGCGTCAGGAGTTCGGGGGCATGCCGCCGGATGATCTCTGTCAGATGCGTCGCCAATACGCTCGTCGGCTCGACGACTGTGTAGTTGCGATGTTGAGCGGTCGAGCGATCGTCCTCCGAAATCCAGAGCGCGGGCAGGCCAAAGGCAGGTTCTTTCGTCGTCAGGCCGTGGACGGGCTCGCTGACGGCGCCGGAGTCGATGGCGAGCAGGCGGCCCGGGATGATTTCGCCCTTGGCGATCAGCGCGCCGCGGAGCTTGATGCCGTAGTGATTCGGCTCCAGTTGGACGTTGTCGCGGATGCGAATAGGCGGGACGATCAGGCCGATCTCGCTCGCCATCTGGCGGCGAATGTTGGTGATGCGGTCGAGCAGGTCGCCGCCCTGTTTCTTGTCGACCAAGCGGATCAGGCCGTAGCCCACCTCCAATTCGAGTGCGTCGACGGCGAGTGCCGATTCGATCTTCTCCGGTTCCTTAGGCTTGGCGGCTTTGGCCTTGCCCGCCGCCATTTCCTCGCGGCGCGTGCGGCCGAACAGAAGGAACCCAATCCCGCCGACGCCAGCCGCCATGCACAACAGCGGAATCTTCGGCAGCGGCGTGAGCATTAGGACCATCAGGAATCCGCCGGTCAGGAGGAGGGAAACGGGGCGCGAAGTGATCTGACCGACGAGTTCCTCCCCCATGTTCGTCTTGGCGGTGGAGCGAGTGATGATCATGCCGGCGGCAATTGAGACAAGGAACGCGGGAATCTGGGCGGCCAGGCCGTCGCCGATGGTGAGCTTGGTAAAGACCTCCAGGCATTGTATGAGCGGCAGGTCTTTCTCGACGAGGCCAACGTAGATGCCGCCGAGGATGTTGACGATCGTGATGACGACGCCGGCGATGGCGTCGCCGCGGACGAACTTGCTGGCGCCGTCCATCGCGCCGTAGAAGTCCGCCTCGCGGGTGATGTTCTCGCGGCGGCGGCGGGCCTCCTCCTCATTGATCATGCCCGCGGAAAGGTCGGCGTCGATGGCCATCTGCTTTCCAGGCATGGCATCGAGAGTGAAGCGCGCGGCAACTTCCGCGATCCGCGTCGCGCCCTTGGTGATCACAACGAATTGAATGACGGTGATGATAATGAAGATGATGATCCCTACCGCGAGCGAGCCGGCGGCGACGAAATGGCTGAATTGCTCGATTACCCGGCCGGCGGCACCGGTGGTGCCGTCTGCGTTGGTCAGGATGAGCCGGGTAGTAGCGGTGTTTAGGACGAGGCGCAGCAACGTGAGGGACAAGAGCAGCGACGGGAATGACGAAAACTCCAGCGGCCCGTTCATATACATGACGGTCAGGAGAACGACGGCGCTGAGCGTAATGTTGGCAATGAGCAGGAAATCCAGCACCGGCGTCGGCAGGGGAATCAGGATGACCAGGACCAGCAGCATGGCCAGGATGGGGAAGATGAGCCCGCGATAGCTGTGCAGCGCGGTGGAGAAGCGGAGGATGGGCGATGGAGTTGTTGCCATTATCCAGTCCATCCCAATTGCGAATAGCGAATAGCGAATAGCGAAAGCAGAGGTCGCATTCGAGCATTCTTTGACGATCGTGGGACTTCGCTATTCGCTATTTGCAATTCGACATTCCTCTCACGCCGCCGGCATGGCGCGCATTCGGCGCGCCCGGCCGGATAGCTCGTACACGTAGGCCAATATCTCCGCGATGGCCTTGTAAAACTGTTCGGGGACTTCCTGGCCGACCTCGACGGTCTTGTAAAGCGCCTGGGCCAGGGGCTTTTTTTCGATGATGGGCACGCCGTGCTGGATGGCGATCTCGCGGATCTTCTGCGCGAGAAAATCGCGCCCCTTGGCGACGACGGTGGGGGCGCGCATCGATTCGGCGTCATACTTGATCGCGATGGCCAATTCCGTAGGGTTGGTCACGACGACATCCGCCGTGGGGACATTCTTGCGGATCCGCTGCATGGCCGCGGCGAATTGCATGCGGCGGCGACGCTGTTTGATCATGGGGTCGCCCTCCATCCGCCGCATCTCCTCTTTGACTTCCTCCTTGGACATCTTCAGGTCTTTTTCGTGGCGCAGTCGCTGATAGCCGAAGTCCAACAGGGCGAGCACAAGGAGCACCAGGGCCAGCCGCACGCCGACGCCATAGACGATTTGGGAGACGAGAATGGCCTGCTCGCCGCCGTCCGTCTCCAATGCAAGGAAGATCGCCGACCATTGCTGCCGGATGGAAACGTAGGCGACGAAGCACACCAGCGCGAGCTTCAAAAGATTCATGGCCAGTTGCACCAGTGTCCGCGTGCTGAAGAGCCGCGAGAAGCCGGTCAACGGATTTATTTTGTTGAGGCTCGGCTGAATCGGGTGGCCGGTCATGAGAAATCCGACTTGCAGGAGATTGCTCGCCAGGGCCAGGAGCAGCAGGCCGAGCATGATTGGCCCCGCGGCGCTGAGCGTCGCAAAGGCCGCGGACGACACGGTTGGAATGACGTCGATATGTGACGTCATCTCGGGATCGGCGACCGTCAGGCTCTCCCGCATGACGCCGAGCAGGGATTGCATGAGCCGCGGTCCCAGCCCGCGCAGAGCGAGCATCGCCCCGAGCAGGAGCAGGGCGGAGTTAAGGTCGGTGCTGCGCGCGACCTGGCCTTTCTCGCGGGCTTCGGTGCGCCGCCGCGGCGTCGGGGCCTCCGTCTTGTCGCCGTCGTTAAGCGCCATGCGCCACCTGTTTGCCCAATTGCTCGAAAAGCAGGCCGACCTGATCCAACCCGTCGAACAAGGCGTCGCCTACGAGACCTTCCGAGCTACCCATCGTCACGGCGACCATCAGCAGGGCGACGCCGACCTTGAAGGCGAACCCAACGGTGAGGATGTTCATCTGCGGCATGGTCCGTGTGAGAAAGCCGAGGATCAGCGAAGTCAGCAGGAGGGCGAGGACGGTCGGCCCGGCGAGGCGCGTGGCGATGTTGAAAATGCCGTTGAGCATATCCACGGCGAAATCCCCGATGACGGGATCAGCGAGAATGGTCAGCGGCGGAATGGACGTGAAGCTGGCGAGCAGTACCTCTACCACGGCGATATGGCCACGGAAGGCGAAGAACAGGACCATCACGGAAAAAAACCAGACTTGGTCCAGGATATTCGTTTCTTCGTCAAACATGGGATTAAAGACGGTGCCGAGGGAGAGGCCCGCCTGGTGGCTGACTATCTGGCCGGCGAATTGGGCGGCGAAGAAAATCAGTCCCACGCCGAGGCCGAGGAGTTCGCCAATGAGAAACTCACCGATGAGACCGGCGAGGGCCTGGCCCAGCGTGAGCGACGTGGGCAGAAGGGGCAGGATCGCAGGGAAGATCATGAGCGATATCGCGGCGATGAGGAGGGCCAGAATGTTGCGAGGGATCAGGCTCCCGGCGAAGACCGGCACCGCGAGCGCGAGGCCCGCAATGCGCGCGAGAACCAGCGCGAATACGGGCAGCAGCATCTCAAATCTCAGCAATTCCAATGACATTGACGTATTTTTTGTTTTTTGACTTTTTGGCGCCTTGGCTTTTCCTACTGCACCATTCCCTCGCTCCAGAGCCGCTGCGAGTACTCGACAAGTCGCGTGGTGAGCCAGGGAATCAAAACCGCCGCCGCCAGGCCCATGGCGACCAGCTTGGGGACGATGCTGATCGTCTGCTCCTGCAACTGTGTGACCGCCTGGACGACGCT
It includes:
- a CDS encoding MinD/ParA family protein — protein: MSALPVDQATQLRLLMGQDHRESALSASLKPHASGLRARVLAVASGKGGVGKTNIAVNLALALARQGKRVVLVDADLGTANVDVIMNIQSPHGLSDVISGRRTLQDVAVRIEHNLRLIAGASGLSAAADLGPLERRRLIDELGALEADCDILLLDCGAGISQNVLSFTRAADELILVTTPEPTALTDAYALVKVLSRSDYHPPIALVVNQAATLREGQVVADRVASVAARFLGVGLAAHGHILRDEHVRQAVRQRVPFVTQFPKCPAATCIAALAQRVAGAKPPTQPSEGFFRRALGFFY
- a CDS encoding flagellar biosynthesis protein FlhF, with product MQLKTYQAKTMSDALAKVKADLGGGAMILHTRSLKRGGWLGIGGRVFVEITATADPHIDEARTNGQQVMDRDQEIANDSSIPNPQSPIPYPQTTAALQPPIPLISQALDPAVKRDLSEIRSMVRDLLQRQAAPPSDIPADLIEYYTRLLSQHVEQELVTQLIEKVSRRLRENAPTTVAAPFWDAQGRLVQPPVTDHAPLTTGHSLRDELALELAELLPPAAPLELTADGRPTIVALVGPTGVGKTTTLAKLAAHMKLREGRRVGLITIDTYRIAAVEQLKTYAQILQIPLIAVTTPGEIQEAAKRLHACDLILIDTAGRSPKDEPRIAELAELLAAIRPDQVHLVLSATSREETLREAAEKFAILSPGQVIFTKLDEAVGFGVIVNVLHNLNLRLSYLTTGQSVPDDIEVASARRVAQLILGEEPADQSPGTLNPSIPQSLNPSYEAVA
- the flhA gene encoding flagellar biosynthesis protein FlhA, which encodes MATTPSPILRFSTALHSYRGLIFPILAMLLVLVILIPLPTPVLDFLLIANITLSAVVLLTVMYMNGPLEFSSFPSLLLSLTLLRLVLNTATTRLILTNADGTTGAAGRVIEQFSHFVAAGSLAVGIIIFIIITVIQFVVITKGATRIAEVAARFTLDAMPGKQMAIDADLSAGMINEEEARRRRENITREADFYGAMDGASKFVRGDAIAGVVITIVNILGGIYVGLVEKDLPLIQCLEVFTKLTIGDGLAAQIPAFLVSIAAGMIITRSTAKTNMGEELVGQITSRPVSLLLTGGFLMVLMLTPLPKIPLLCMAAGVGGIGFLLFGRTRREEMAAGKAKAAKPKEPEKIESALAVDALELEVGYGLIRLVDKKQGGDLLDRITNIRRQMASEIGLIVPPIRIRDNVQLEPNHYGIKLRGALIAKGEIIPGRLLAIDSGAVSEPVHGLTTKEPAFGLPALWISEDDRSTAQHRNYTVVEPTSVLATHLTEIIRRHAPELLTRQELHRLLDALKEKSPKIVEEVIPEPLKVGEVQTVLQNLLRERVPIRDLETILETLGDWGGRTKDAEVLTEYVRSALARTICEQHRDAENTVHGVTLDPSVEDAINAHVERTERGSYLTMPPAMAGKITTAIRAELDAAAPKSAGKSPIVFASPPIRPLLRRLIEPSLPAVAVLSYSEIVRGVNVRTHGMVAIDEGPREPETSHLNPSIPESINPSLSFAGVS
- the flhB gene encoding flagellar biosynthesis protein FlhB yields the protein MALNDGDKTEAPTPRRRTEAREKGQVARSTDLNSALLLLGAMLALRGLGPRLMQSLLGVMRESLTVADPEMTSHIDVIPTVSSAAFATLSAAGPIMLGLLLLALASNLLQVGFLMTGHPIQPSLNKINPLTGFSRLFSTRTLVQLAMNLLKLALVCFVAYVSIRQQWSAIFLALETDGGEQAILVSQIVYGVGVRLALVLLVLALLDFGYQRLRHEKDLKMSKEEVKEEMRRMEGDPMIKQRRRRMQFAAAMQRIRKNVPTADVVVTNPTELAIAIKYDAESMRAPTVVAKGRDFLAQKIREIAIQHGVPIIEKKPLAQALYKTVEVGQEVPEQFYKAIAEILAYVYELSGRARRMRAMPAA
- a CDS encoding flagellar biosynthetic protein FliR, with amino-acid sequence MLLPVFALVLARIAGLALAVPVFAGSLIPRNILALLIAAISLMIFPAILPLLPTSLTLGQALAGLIGEFLIGELLGLGVGLIFFAAQFAGQIVSHQAGLSLGTVFNPMFDEETNILDQVWFFSVMVLFFAFRGHIAVVEVLLASFTSIPPLTILADPVIGDFAVDMLNGIFNIATRLAGPTVLALLLTSLILGFLTRTMPQMNILTVGFAFKVGVALLMVAVTMGSSEGLVGDALFDGLDQVGLLFEQLGKQVAHGA
- a CDS encoding flagellar biosynthetic protein FliQ; protein product: MNPGTAVELSYDALFLTLVLAGPIMLIGMLVGLVISVVQAVTQLQEQTISIVPKLVAMGLAAAVLIPWLTTRLVEYSQRLWSEGMVQ